One region of Zingiber officinale cultivar Zhangliang chromosome 7B, Zo_v1.1, whole genome shotgun sequence genomic DNA includes:
- the LOC122006021 gene encoding NHP2-like protein 1 → MDSVAVNPKAYPLADAQLTITILDLIQQAANYKQLKKGANEATKTLNRGISEFVVMAADTEPLEILLHLPLLAEDKNVPYVFLPSKQALGRACGVTRPVIACSVTSNEGSQLKSQIQQLKDAIEKLLI, encoded by the exons ATG GACTCTGTTGCCGTGAATCCCAAGGCGTACCCTTTGGCCGACGCGCAGCTAACCATCACCATCCTCGATCTCATCCAACAGGCCGCCAACTACAAGCAACTCAAGAAAGGCGCAAATGAAG CCACCAAGACGTTGAATAGGGGAATATCTGAATTCGTCGTGATGGCCGCAGACACAGAGCCGCTCGAGATCCTCCTCCATCTGCCTTTGCTCGCGGAGGACAAG AATGTGCCATATGTCTTTCTTCCTTCCAAACAAGCTCTTGGCCGTGCTTGCGGAGTCACCAGACCTGTGATTGCTTGTTCAGTGACTAGCAACGAAGGCAGCCAGTTGAAATCCCAAATCCAGCAGCTCAAG GATGCAATCGAAAAGCTTCTCATCTAG
- the LOC122006019 gene encoding EPIDERMAL PATTERNING FACTOR-like protein 2 isoform X2, producing MSLFCYSILSLFLLFASVHSARRTQGRALLEPREAAKEEEGGGSVASASCSDCVMDGVFDQGQGEEGGGSVAAAMIGSRPPRCEGRCLSCGPCEAVQVPAIPQDITPAAVSSRGDEGSSIYKPLSWKCKCGGMILNP from the exons ATGTCTCTCTTTTGCTACAGCATCCTCTCCCTGTTCCTCCTCTTCGCCTCCGTCCATTCTGCGCGAAGGACACAAGGTAGAGCCTTGCTTGAGCCTCGGGAGGCTGCCAAG GAAGAAGAGGGCGGCGGCAGCGTCGCGTCAGCAAGCTGTTCAGACTGTGTGATGGACGGTGTGTTTGATCAGGGACAAGGAGAGGAGGGCGGCGGCAGCGTCGCAGCGGCAATGATTGGGTCGAGGCCGCCACGGTGCGAAGGGAGGTGCCTCAGCTGCGGCCCGTGCGAGGCGGTTCAGGTGCCAGCGATCCCACAGGATATAACTCCGGCGGCAGTGAGCTCCAGGGGCGATGAAGGCAGCTCCATTTACAAGCCTCTGAGCTGGAAGTGCAAGTGCGGAGGCATGATCTTAAATCCATGA
- the LOC122006019 gene encoding EPIDERMAL PATTERNING FACTOR-like protein 2 isoform X1, protein MSLFCYSILSLFLLFASVHSARRTQGRALLEPREAAKGQEEEGGGSVASASCSDCVMDGVFDQGQGEEGGGSVAAAMIGSRPPRCEGRCLSCGPCEAVQVPAIPQDITPAAVSSRGDEGSSIYKPLSWKCKCGGMILNP, encoded by the exons ATGTCTCTCTTTTGCTACAGCATCCTCTCCCTGTTCCTCCTCTTCGCCTCCGTCCATTCTGCGCGAAGGACACAAGGTAGAGCCTTGCTTGAGCCTCGGGAGGCTGCCAAG GGACAGGAAGAAGAGGGCGGCGGCAGCGTCGCGTCAGCAAGCTGTTCAGACTGTGTGATGGACGGTGTGTTTGATCAGGGACAAGGAGAGGAGGGCGGCGGCAGCGTCGCAGCGGCAATGATTGGGTCGAGGCCGCCACGGTGCGAAGGGAGGTGCCTCAGCTGCGGCCCGTGCGAGGCGGTTCAGGTGCCAGCGATCCCACAGGATATAACTCCGGCGGCAGTGAGCTCCAGGGGCGATGAAGGCAGCTCCATTTACAAGCCTCTGAGCTGGAAGTGCAAGTGCGGAGGCATGATCTTAAATCCATGA